Within the Nitrospirota bacterium genome, the region ACTTTGTTTTTTCATCAGAATCTTTCTGAGTCTTTAGTTTTAATTTGGTATCCTTTGAGGTTTTCTTTTTATCTTTCGTCGTAAGGATCTCATAAAAACTAAGCGGTTCTTTTTGTGACTGTTGTGTTGACGGCTCTTCTTTTGGTTTTTGTTTTGTTTCGCCTGCAACAGCATTTGCAGATATAACAAATAAAGGGATAAAGACTATTAAAAATGTGTACTTAACTATCTGTGAGACCTTTCTGTATTCCATCGCCTAAATTATCTAACAAACCACTCAGGATTTCAAGGGTTTTTATGGGAGGCATCTCCGAATAGGTTCAGAATCAAGGGCAAATGGAATCCACTTGTTTCGTCATTCCCGTGAAAACGGGAATCCAGTGCTTTTATTTTACT harbors:
- a CDS encoding SPOR domain-containing protein, coding for MEYRKVSQIVKYTFLIVFIPLFVISANAVAGETKQKPKEEPSTQQSQKEPLSFYEILTTKDKKKTSKDTKLKLKTQKDSDEKTKYTGIEKNIYTVQVGAFKNKSEAEKLLSTLKNKGYEAYMIVTKTEDKGLLYKVRVGELTKSKARELVKRIKEKEKIPAFVTLK